A window of the Paenibacillus woosongensis genome harbors these coding sequences:
- a CDS encoding LacI family DNA-binding transcriptional regulator → MTIKEFAKEIGVSPATLDRVLNNRGNVKRETYEKVMEKIKELNYMPNKSASFLARMNDFSMAIVFPEHPDYFWKQVEKGIQVAIDEFRDFGLSVSIFRSEGYDLEPQKQMVQQLIDSGKYEAIALSPNDPLDMAELIDDGVDKGITICTFNSDSPLSKRLFYVGCDYRIAGRLAADALCKFLGGRTRIGLVMSYTNFQMQQKITGFREVVDEYDHIEMIGPLRLRQEDYDSPEVFADYFREVDGIYVSSARLDVVAKHLDELGIEQRPILIGHDMTEETKMYMERGIITATICQDPVNQGYLTVKSMFDHLVNGQKVGLKENITKLELVTKENALYYI, encoded by the coding sequence TTGACTATTAAAGAGTTTGCCAAGGAAATTGGCGTCTCGCCTGCTACATTGGATCGGGTACTCAATAATAGGGGCAACGTGAAGCGTGAAACCTATGAGAAAGTCATGGAGAAAATTAAAGAATTGAACTACATGCCTAACAAATCGGCAAGTTTTTTAGCTCGGATGAATGATTTTTCCATGGCCATTGTGTTCCCGGAACATCCGGATTATTTCTGGAAACAGGTAGAAAAGGGAATTCAGGTTGCTATTGATGAATTTCGTGATTTTGGACTCTCGGTTAGCATCTTTCGGTCCGAAGGATATGATTTGGAGCCGCAGAAGCAAATGGTTCAGCAGCTTATCGATTCGGGCAAGTATGAGGCGATCGCTTTGTCGCCAAATGATCCGCTGGATATGGCCGAGCTCATTGATGATGGAGTGGATAAGGGAATTACGATTTGTACATTTAACAGCGATTCTCCTTTGAGTAAGAGGCTGTTTTATGTCGGATGTGATTACCGCATTGCTGGCCGCCTTGCAGCTGACGCGTTATGCAAGTTCCTGGGGGGAAGAACCAGAATTGGTTTGGTGATGTCGTACACTAATTTTCAAATGCAGCAAAAGATTACCGGGTTCCGTGAGGTCGTTGACGAATACGATCATATTGAGATGATTGGTCCGCTGAGACTTCGTCAGGAGGATTACGATTCCCCGGAAGTTTTTGCCGATTATTTTCGGGAAGTGGATGGAATCTACGTATCAAGCGCACGGCTCGATGTGGTTGCAAAGCATTTGGATGAGCTTGGGATTGAGCAACGGCCGATTTTGATTGGTCACGATATGACAGAAGAAACAAAGATGTATATGGAGAGAGGCATTATTACGGCAACGATCTGCCAGGATCCTGTGAACCAGGGGTATCTCACTGTGAAATCGATGTTTGATCACTTGGTTAACGGGCAAAAAGTTGGATTGAAAGAGAACATTACCAAATTGGAGTTGGTGACCAAAGAAAATGCGCTTTATTACATTTAA
- a CDS encoding carbohydrate ABC transporter permease, translating to MSHKSAVSGSREQFRRARWFSSWNNYLFVVPALIFMVVFIGFPLLYNLMLSFQNVNVYNLSGKHDFIGLSNYMKSLKDPVFYTALQNSAVFTVLSIFFQFTIGFALALFFNQKFPGRNLFRSLMLLAWMLPVVISGTIFQWMMSGDFGVINYFLQALGIIDQPINWLSEGSTALLSTVVANIWIGIPFNMIILLSGLQGLPEHLYEAAKLDGANRLVQFRHITLPLMRPTILVLMILGIINTFKVFDLIFIMTAGGPVTSSTVLPIYAYQLSFATLEFSQGASVSMIMFLILIVISIGYLRMSSKEEVH from the coding sequence ATGTCCCATAAATCAGCAGTGAGCGGGAGCAGAGAACAGTTCCGTAGAGCCAGGTGGTTCTCATCTTGGAATAACTACTTGTTTGTTGTACCTGCTTTAATATTTATGGTTGTATTTATCGGCTTTCCGCTGCTCTATAATCTCATGTTGAGCTTTCAGAATGTCAATGTGTACAATTTGAGCGGCAAGCACGACTTTATTGGATTGTCCAATTACATGAAATCATTAAAAGATCCGGTGTTTTACACCGCTCTCCAGAACTCTGCAGTATTTACCGTGCTCAGTATCTTTTTCCAATTTACGATCGGATTTGCGCTGGCTTTGTTTTTTAATCAGAAATTTCCGGGACGTAATCTGTTTCGTTCTCTGATGCTGCTGGCCTGGATGCTGCCGGTAGTCATTAGTGGAACGATATTTCAATGGATGATGTCCGGCGATTTCGGAGTTATCAATTATTTTCTTCAAGCCTTGGGAATTATTGACCAGCCAATCAACTGGCTGAGCGAAGGCAGCACGGCTTTGCTGAGTACGGTCGTGGCCAATATCTGGATCGGTATCCCGTTTAATATGATTATTTTATTGTCCGGACTGCAAGGTCTGCCTGAGCATCTGTACGAAGCCGCCAAGCTGGACGGAGCGAACCGTTTGGTGCAATTTCGGCATATTACGCTGCCGCTGATGCGTCCAACGATTCTTGTGCTGATGATCCTGGGCATCATCAATACGTTTAAAGTATTCGACCTCATCTTTATCATGACCGCAGGCGGGCCAGTAACGTCCTCGACAGTGCTGCCGATTTACGCTTACCAGTTGTCCTTTGCGACGCTGGAATTCAGTCAGGGTGCCTCGGTATCCATGATTATGTTCTTGATTCTAATCGTTATTTCTATCGGGTATTTGAGAATGTCGAGTAAGGAGGAGGTCCACTAA
- the yicI gene encoding alpha-xylosidase has product MKFTDGYWHVRPGVTLNYPVEVRGVRTAKDKLTVLASCKKIITRGDTLNTAILTVNYTTPMPDVIAVELVHHGGRLPKGPEFEKLSYGDVEVQIENGADIASLTSGRLRVEVHKNEGWSTHFLYDGKRLTGSGYKSPGHIKMPDQTTYMREQLDLGVGEYIYGLGERFTPFVKNGQVVDLWNEDGGTCSEQAYKNVPFYLSNYGYGVFVDHPERVSYEVASEVVSKVQFSVPGETLKYYIIGGANLKEVLNNYTKLTGKPALPPAWSYGLWLTTSFTTSYDEDTVTSFIDGMSERDIPLHVFHFDCFWMKEFHWCDFEWDQEVFPDPEGMLKRLKSKGLNICVWINSYIAQQSYLFDEGKANGYLVKTKDGDVWQWDRWQGGMGLVDFTNPAAVRWYKDKLKALLDMGVDSFKTDFGERIPTDVVYFDGSDPVKMHNYYTHLYNKAVFEVLEETRGKNEAMLFARSATAGGQQFPVHWGGDCSATYVSMAETLRGGLSLGMSGFSFWSHDIGGFENTATPDLYKRWTAFGLLSTHSRLHGSQSYRVPWLFDDEASDVLRHFTHLKATLMPYLFRTSVEATKTGVPVMRSMVLEFTEDPNCDTLDRQYMLGDSFLVAPIFNSEGTAKYYLPEGRWTNYLSGEVMEGGRWIQEQHDYFSLPLMVRPNSLIAVGANKLVPNYDYADGVALHLFELGDGKKASTAVYNTKAELELEVSVERIGRTLTVTANGTANKPWELVLRGVTEVKSIADGTQLDGPMGLRIIPEAGTQKITIELNA; this is encoded by the coding sequence ATGAAATTTACTGATGGGTACTGGCATGTCAGACCAGGCGTTACACTGAACTATCCAGTAGAAGTCCGAGGTGTCAGGACGGCGAAGGACAAGCTTACGGTATTAGCCTCTTGCAAAAAAATCATCACGCGCGGAGATACGTTGAATACGGCTATTTTAACCGTTAATTATACTACACCGATGCCGGATGTCATTGCGGTGGAATTGGTACATCATGGCGGACGTCTGCCGAAAGGGCCGGAGTTTGAGAAGCTGAGTTACGGCGATGTGGAGGTGCAGATCGAAAACGGCGCGGATATCGCCAGTTTGACGAGCGGAAGACTTCGTGTGGAGGTACACAAAAACGAAGGTTGGAGTACGCATTTTCTATACGATGGCAAACGGTTGACCGGCAGCGGATATAAAAGTCCGGGCCACATCAAGATGCCTGATCAAACAACCTACATGCGCGAGCAGCTCGATTTAGGCGTAGGAGAATATATTTATGGTCTTGGGGAACGATTCACCCCTTTTGTAAAAAACGGGCAGGTTGTCGATCTATGGAATGAAGACGGCGGGACCTGCAGTGAGCAAGCCTACAAAAATGTACCGTTTTATTTGTCCAACTACGGCTATGGCGTTTTTGTCGATCACCCGGAGCGCGTATCCTACGAGGTAGCGTCTGAAGTTGTCTCCAAAGTACAGTTCAGTGTGCCCGGCGAAACGTTAAAATATTATATTATCGGCGGAGCCAATTTAAAGGAAGTCCTGAATAATTATACGAAGCTGACGGGGAAACCCGCCTTGCCGCCGGCTTGGTCTTACGGCCTCTGGCTTACGACCTCTTTTACAACGAGCTATGATGAGGATACGGTGACCAGCTTTATCGATGGCATGAGCGAACGGGACATCCCTCTTCATGTGTTTCATTTCGATTGCTTCTGGATGAAGGAGTTCCATTGGTGCGACTTTGAATGGGATCAGGAAGTATTCCCCGATCCTGAGGGGATGTTGAAGCGTCTCAAAAGCAAAGGCCTGAACATTTGTGTATGGATAAATTCCTACATTGCCCAGCAGTCTTATTTGTTTGACGAAGGCAAAGCCAACGGCTATCTCGTGAAGACAAAGGACGGCGATGTATGGCAGTGGGACAGGTGGCAGGGCGGTATGGGGCTGGTTGATTTTACGAATCCGGCAGCCGTGCGTTGGTATAAAGATAAGCTGAAGGCATTGCTGGATATGGGCGTAGACAGCTTCAAGACTGACTTCGGGGAGCGGATTCCGACCGACGTAGTATATTTCGATGGCTCCGATCCGGTAAAAATGCATAACTATTATACACATTTGTATAATAAAGCGGTGTTCGAGGTGCTTGAAGAGACCAGAGGAAAAAATGAAGCTATGCTGTTTGCACGCTCGGCTACGGCAGGCGGCCAGCAATTCCCGGTACACTGGGGAGGGGACTGCTCGGCGACATATGTCTCGATGGCAGAAACGCTGCGCGGCGGATTGTCGCTAGGTATGTCCGGCTTCAGCTTCTGGAGCCATGACATCGGTGGTTTTGAGAATACGGCGACGCCGGATCTGTACAAGCGTTGGACCGCGTTTGGGCTGCTGTCAACGCATAGCAGGCTCCATGGAAGCCAATCTTACCGGGTGCCTTGGCTGTTTGACGATGAAGCTAGCGACGTGCTGAGGCACTTTACACATCTGAAGGCTACTTTAATGCCGTATTTGTTTAGGACTTCTGTGGAGGCGACGAAAACGGGTGTGCCAGTGATGCGTTCCATGGTGCTGGAATTTACGGAAGACCCGAACTGCGATACATTGGATCGTCAATATATGCTGGGCGATTCCTTCTTGGTGGCTCCAATATTCAATAGTGAAGGCACTGCAAAATATTATCTTCCCGAGGGACGCTGGACGAATTACTTAAGCGGGGAAGTTATGGAAGGCGGGCGCTGGATTCAGGAGCAGCATGATTATTTCAGTCTGCCGCTGATGGTCAGACCAAACAGCCTGATCGCGGTAGGAGCAAATAAACTGGTGCCTAACTATGATTATGCGGACGGAGTGGCCTTGCATCTGTTCGAACTGGGCGACGGTAAAAAGGCATCCACAGCTGTGTACAATACAAAGGCGGAACTGGAGCTGGAAGTGAGCGTCGAGCGGATTGGCCGGACGCTTACGGTGACAGCAAACGGCACGGCTAACAAGCCTTGGGAGCTGGTACTGCGCGGAGTAACGGAAGTGAAGTCTATTGCAGATGGAACGCAATTGGATGGGCCTATGGGTCTGCGCATTATTCCGGAGGCGGGTACGCAGAAAATCACCATTGAATTGAATGCTTAA
- a CDS encoding carbohydrate ABC transporter permease produces the protein MANSRWRMGGSTFIGILIMIVFLFPVYWMVKTSITPVTELYHNPPHILPVGATFESYINNFVRNQDMVGYIGNSFIIAIGTMVLSLLLAIPAAYALARLPIKGKGLMMISVLSIQMLPGIMMAMPLYIMFSKVQLIDNFAGLIFADLIHSLPFAIITLRPFFLALPGGLEEAAMIDGCNKFSSFTKIILPLVMPGLMTVAVFCFLFGWGDFIFALTLTTSNSVRPLTLGLYRFIGQYGTEWNNLMAVATIAALPIIVIFISMQKYVVGGITAGSMKD, from the coding sequence ATGGCGAATTCTAGATGGCGAATGGGCGGTTCGACCTTCATCGGCATTCTGATCATGATTGTGTTTCTTTTCCCGGTATATTGGATGGTAAAAACGTCAATCACGCCGGTGACGGAGCTTTATCACAATCCGCCGCATATATTGCCGGTAGGGGCGACATTCGAATCTTACATTAATAACTTTGTTCGCAACCAGGATATGGTCGGCTACATCGGCAACAGCTTTATTATCGCTATAGGGACGATGGTTCTGTCGCTGCTGCTGGCGATCCCGGCTGCCTATGCACTGGCACGGCTCCCGATCAAGGGCAAAGGCCTCATGATGATTTCCGTGCTATCGATTCAGATGCTGCCCGGCATTATGATGGCGATGCCGCTCTATATTATGTTCTCTAAGGTGCAACTGATCGATAATTTTGCTGGATTGATATTTGCGGATCTCATCCATTCCCTGCCGTTTGCCATTATTACGCTGCGTCCATTCTTTCTGGCGCTGCCAGGCGGGCTTGAGGAAGCCGCGATGATTGATGGCTGTAATAAATTTTCTTCGTTTACGAAAATCATTTTGCCGCTGGTCATGCCCGGACTTATGACGGTTGCTGTATTTTGCTTCCTGTTCGGCTGGGGGGACTTCATCTTCGCATTGACATTGACGACTAGCAATTCAGTTCGGCCGCTGACTCTAGGGCTGTACCGGTTTATCGGCCAATACGGCACGGAGTGGAACAATCTGATGGCGGTTGCCACGATTGCGGCATTGCCAATCATCGTTATTTTTATCTCCATGCAAAAATACGTGGTTGGCGGGATTACGGCCGGTTCTATGAAAGACTGA
- a CDS encoding CAP domain-containing protein, with product MKNKHFKTLVTTSMATAVLAAGLVLPQGANAEATSTPSIDCNQQIQQILSKWNSNGSLNDLKWVIPNWPTVGTEQPQKETPAAPAPSVPNRKPTTPSAPVQKPTAPSTKPTTPSQKPSTGSDANAGNGTTTKPTAPTAPSKDNNANAGQSDASSYAAQVVDLVNQERAKAGLKPLTTQADLTKVAAAKAADMRQNGYFDHQSPTYGSPFDMMKQFGVSYSYAGENIAKGQRTPAEVMNAWMNSEGHRQNIMNPNFTAIGVAYDNGYWVQEFIGK from the coding sequence ATGAAGAATAAGCACTTTAAAACATTGGTAACCACAAGCATGGCTACGGCCGTACTCGCTGCAGGACTTGTTCTGCCGCAAGGAGCAAATGCAGAAGCCACTTCAACTCCTAGCATAGATTGCAATCAACAAATTCAACAAATCTTGTCAAAATGGAACTCGAATGGCTCTTTGAACGATCTGAAATGGGTTATTCCTAATTGGCCGACTGTAGGAACAGAGCAGCCGCAGAAGGAAACACCAGCTGCACCAGCACCATCTGTACCTAATCGGAAACCGACCACGCCATCCGCACCTGTTCAAAAACCAACAGCACCAAGCACAAAACCGACGACGCCTAGCCAGAAGCCTTCAACCGGTTCTGATGCTAATGCCGGCAATGGAACGACAACTAAACCTACGGCGCCAACAGCGCCTAGCAAGGACAACAACGCGAACGCTGGTCAATCGGACGCCTCTTCTTATGCCGCACAAGTCGTTGATCTGGTCAACCAGGAACGTGCCAAAGCAGGCCTAAAGCCGCTGACGACGCAAGCCGATTTGACAAAAGTAGCTGCCGCAAAAGCAGCCGATATGCGCCAAAACGGATATTTTGACCACCAGTCGCCAACCTATGGTTCTCCGTTCGATATGATGAAGCAGTTTGGAGTTTCCTATAGTTATGCTGGTGAAAATATCGCCAAAGGCCAACGCACGCCTGCTGAAGTCATGAATGCCTGGATGAACAGCGAGGGCCATCGCCAAAATATTATGAACCCTAACTTTACGGCCATCGGCGTAGCTTATGACAACGGCTACTGGGTTCAAGAATTCATCGGAAAATAA
- a CDS encoding PadR family transcriptional regulator, translating into MRIHDYGAWRANQPQRRGHSKEEVYQDIFIRHRHGGGRGGFGGRGEGRRFFERGKFKFALLELLASEPMHGYQLIKTMEEKTGGLYSPSPGSVYPNLQWLEDMQLIGSTEKDGKKLYHITNEGRTYLQEQRGEETERPEYPWEHPGRHRPDGRGHGKHLLRGLMKDWSEVVHLMARASEAAKVNPGSKQAQEFQEIMSKLRVSLSENLAAFPGSDKDGTVPPPSGNDPFSDDGRDGE; encoded by the coding sequence AGGTTTACCAGGATATATTTATAAGACATCGCCACGGTGGAGGACGAGGAGGCTTTGGGGGACGGGGAGAAGGCAGACGTTTTTTTGAACGGGGGAAGTTCAAGTTTGCTCTCCTTGAGCTGCTGGCGTCGGAACCGATGCACGGATACCAGTTGATTAAGACGATGGAAGAGAAAACGGGCGGCTTGTATTCGCCAAGCCCCGGCTCCGTGTATCCGAATTTGCAGTGGCTTGAAGATATGCAGCTTATAGGCTCGACCGAGAAGGACGGCAAGAAGCTGTACCATATCACGAATGAGGGACGGACTTATCTTCAAGAACAAAGAGGGGAAGAAACGGAGCGGCCGGAGTATCCCTGGGAGCATCCTGGACGGCACCGCCCCGATGGCAGAGGGCATGGCAAGCATCTATTGCGCGGTCTGATGAAGGATTGGTCGGAGGTTGTTCATTTGATGGCGAGAGCGTCGGAAGCGGCAAAGGTAAATCCCGGCTCCAAGCAGGCGCAGGAGTTTCAAGAAATCATGTCCAAGCTGAGGGTCAGCTTATCCGAAAACCTGGCGGCCTTTCCGGGCTCAGACAAGGATGGAACTGTGCCGCCTCCATCCGGAAATGACCCGTTCTCGGACGATGGCCGGGACGGTGAATAA
- a CDS encoding antibiotic biosynthesis monooxygenase: MLIQTRTIVVQKDKVDLVIERFTKDSPIDTMEGLIDKTVMVNRKKQEHEEVVVMIRWRSVDDWKNWEKSDVHIQGHRQNKGKPAPEYIISTTVNMYEVKAVKEGLKQE, from the coding sequence ATGTTAATTCAAACAAGAACGATCGTTGTGCAAAAAGATAAGGTGGATCTCGTCATTGAACGGTTTACTAAAGATAGCCCGATAGATACGATGGAGGGCCTTATCGACAAAACCGTCATGGTTAACCGGAAAAAACAGGAGCACGAAGAGGTCGTTGTTATGATCCGCTGGAGATCGGTTGATGACTGGAAAAACTGGGAGAAAAGCGATGTTCACATTCAAGGGCATCGGCAGAATAAAGGCAAACCGGCGCCGGAATACATTATTAGCACGACCGTCAATATGTATGAAGTGAAAGCCGTGAAGGAAGGCTTGAAACAAGAATAG
- a CDS encoding sugar ABC transporter substrate-binding protein encodes MFKNVRALMAAMVAVVMLLTACAPSTESGNSGASTNSGKDGDKVVIQWWDSMTSEATQGAIQTIIADYEAAHPNVKIERTYISFADIKNKLLLGSVGNQMPDIVWLDNPDHQAFAAAGILADLTDEIKEWGQADKYYEGPWSSTMYEGKNYGVPIGSNNLALYYNKDMLKAKGIAPPSNWEELKEAAKQLTTNDVYGFAMTAVKTEEGTFQFLPLMYQAGADIDSFDSPGTVEAATLLQDMVKNGYMSKEVINQKQSDTVVQFSTGKVAMMINGTWQIPLLRKEGKVDWGVVELPVNKQGGTILGGENWAITKASKNKDIAFDIIKFANEPERLKAFDQAAGRLPSRSDLLRDPFWQEDEELKVFADAMEVARARAYGPEYPKISEAIQIMLQEVITGSKTPEQAVKEAGAKIEPFVKK; translated from the coding sequence ATGTTTAAGAATGTAAGGGCTCTCATGGCAGCTATGGTTGCGGTTGTAATGCTGTTAACAGCATGCGCACCAAGTACAGAGTCGGGGAATTCAGGTGCTTCCACGAACTCAGGCAAAGATGGTGACAAGGTAGTTATTCAGTGGTGGGATTCTATGACGAGTGAGGCAACTCAAGGTGCAATCCAAACGATTATCGCGGATTACGAGGCGGCTCATCCGAATGTGAAGATCGAACGGACATATATTTCATTTGCGGACATCAAGAACAAATTGCTCCTTGGTTCCGTTGGCAATCAAATGCCGGATATTGTCTGGCTGGATAACCCGGATCATCAGGCTTTTGCCGCCGCTGGAATTTTGGCGGATTTGACAGACGAGATTAAGGAGTGGGGACAGGCGGACAAATATTACGAAGGCCCTTGGTCCTCGACGATGTATGAAGGCAAGAACTATGGCGTACCCATCGGCAGTAACAATCTGGCGCTCTATTACAACAAGGACATGCTGAAAGCAAAAGGAATTGCGCCGCCAAGCAATTGGGAGGAATTGAAAGAAGCTGCCAAGCAGTTGACCACGAATGATGTCTACGGATTTGCCATGACTGCGGTGAAAACCGAAGAAGGGACATTTCAATTTCTTCCCCTCATGTACCAAGCAGGAGCTGACATCGACAGCTTTGACAGCCCTGGTACGGTAGAGGCGGCAACCCTGCTTCAGGATATGGTGAAAAACGGATACATGTCCAAAGAAGTAATCAATCAGAAGCAATCCGACACGGTGGTACAGTTCTCCACGGGTAAGGTAGCAATGATGATTAACGGCACTTGGCAAATTCCGCTGCTGAGAAAAGAAGGGAAAGTCGACTGGGGTGTAGTAGAGCTGCCGGTGAACAAGCAGGGTGGTACGATCCTCGGCGGGGAAAACTGGGCGATTACGAAGGCTTCCAAAAATAAAGATATCGCGTTCGACATCATTAAATTCGCCAATGAGCCGGAACGTTTGAAAGCGTTTGATCAGGCGGCCGGACGTCTGCCAAGCCGTTCCGATCTGCTTCGGGATCCATTCTGGCAGGAAGACGAGGAACTGAAGGTGTTCGCCGATGCGATGGAAGTAGCTAGAGCGAGAGCCTACGGACCAGAATATCCGAAAATCTCCGAAGCGATTCAAATCATGCTGCAGGAGGTCATTACCGGAAGCAAAACGCCGGAGCAAGCGGTCAAAGAAGCAGGCGCTAAGATTGAGCCGTTTGTTAAGAAGTAA
- a CDS encoding DUF4127 family protein: MSKVVYLPLDERPCNYLFPQQLAKMTDLQMVVPELAILGNKKKPANTAAVRQWLLKAAKDADVLLVSIDMLVYGGIVPSRLHHLSLEECMRRISVLGEIKRSYPEISIHAFNLIMRVPNNNKDEEEPDYYKFHGGQIFKYSYLTDKSERDNLSDAEQQELDGLREMIPRQYLNDFIERRAVNQGINHYALELAQYGIIDHLIIPLDDNSQYGFSPREQQMMICRTQELDIMDRVMIYPGADEIGCTMLSHIFCQLKNYQPEIFVRYSSTQGPFIKPKYEDRSLNESIKSHLTASGAVMADHSQETPLVLVVHSPAVDQAGMAEQIPFKDRHRSYFSEIHYREIVEAMQNYLRKGKLVALGDVATCNGGDPVLINLLKQRGLLDQLTAYAGWNTSGNTLGTVIAHFIIISYYMERLESGSGNKAENSNDILKSIVLESRKFYYHRLVEDFIYQSLVRQDMLENDLPGLNASYYVIEHCLDEVQAILAAKMNSAVAQYLGDIKEGRIRLGNLHFPWIRMFEIGFELAID, from the coding sequence ATGTCAAAAGTCGTATACCTGCCGTTAGACGAACGACCGTGCAACTATCTGTTTCCCCAGCAGCTTGCCAAAATGACCGATCTGCAGATGGTTGTTCCCGAACTAGCGATTCTCGGCAACAAGAAGAAGCCGGCTAATACAGCGGCAGTCAGGCAATGGCTGCTGAAGGCGGCGAAGGATGCCGATGTGCTGCTCGTATCCATCGATATGCTGGTATATGGAGGGATCGTTCCATCCCGGCTGCATCATTTGTCCCTGGAGGAATGCATGCGCCGAATTTCTGTACTGGGTGAAATCAAACGCTCCTATCCCGAGATCAGCATTCATGCCTTCAATCTCATTATGCGGGTGCCAAACAACAACAAAGATGAGGAAGAGCCCGATTATTACAAATTTCATGGGGGGCAAATTTTTAAATATAGTTATTTGACGGACAAGTCGGAACGCGACAACTTATCCGATGCGGAGCAGCAGGAGCTTGATGGCCTGCGGGAAATGATTCCAAGGCAATATCTGAATGATTTCATCGAGCGCAGAGCGGTTAACCAGGGGATCAATCACTATGCATTAGAGCTGGCGCAATATGGCATTATCGATCATTTGATTATTCCGCTGGATGACAATTCCCAATACGGCTTCTCCCCGCGAGAGCAGCAGATGATGATTTGCCGGACTCAGGAATTGGATATTATGGACCGCGTCATGATTTATCCAGGTGCCGATGAAATCGGGTGTACGATGCTCTCGCATATATTTTGCCAACTTAAAAACTATCAGCCCGAAATATTTGTGCGTTATTCGTCCACTCAGGGACCGTTTATTAAGCCAAAATACGAAGACCGGAGCCTAAATGAGAGCATCAAATCGCATTTGACCGCTTCAGGTGCCGTGATGGCGGATCATTCCCAGGAGACGCCGTTAGTGCTGGTTGTGCATTCCCCGGCTGTCGACCAGGCGGGCATGGCGGAGCAGATCCCGTTCAAGGACAGACATCGCTCTTACTTCTCCGAAATTCATTACCGCGAGATTGTGGAGGCCATGCAAAATTATTTGCGCAAAGGGAAGCTGGTTGCCCTGGGTGATGTCGCAACCTGTAACGGCGGCGATCCGGTGTTAATAAATCTGCTGAAGCAGAGGGGACTGCTGGATCAATTGACAGCCTATGCCGGCTGGAATACTTCGGGCAACACGCTTGGCACGGTCATCGCTCATTTTATTATCATTTCTTATTATATGGAGCGTTTGGAGAGCGGAAGCGGGAACAAGGCAGAGAATAGCAATGACATCCTGAAAAGTATCGTTTTGGAGAGCCGCAAATTTTACTACCATCGTCTCGTCGAGGATTTTATTTATCAATCTTTGGTTCGTCAGGATATGTTGGAGAATGATTTGCCGGGCTTGAACGCGAGCTATTACGTGATTGAACACTGTCTGGATGAAGTGCAGGCAATACTTGCCGCTAAAATGAACAGCGCTGTAGCGCAGTATTTGGGCGACATAAAGGAAGGCCGCATCAGGCTCGGAAATTTGCATTTTCCATGGATTCGAATGTTTGAAATCGGATTTGAGCTGGCAATCGACTAG
- a CDS encoding 2-hydroxyacid dehydrogenase: MKPRIYIARDLPEPVASYLEEHCECRYWQGPGDISEEQLAEKIGDAEGLLVTATPIGQAVLRAGSSLRVISNLSAGYNNLDLRALQQRKLIATHTPYVLDETVADLAMALLLAAARRVTAMDRLVKRGGWVKGMDAELYGLDVHHKRLGIIGMGRIGEAIARRAALGFEMDVVYYNRSPKPEAEERFGLRYCSMDTLLDTSDFVLLMTPLTPETKHLMGKAQFARMKSNAIFVNVSRGENVDEEALIYALQQGQIAGAGLDVYEHEPISVEHPLLQMDNVVTLPHIGSATAETRLNMAFAAARNLVHALTGQTPVQIVPELQQQ; the protein is encoded by the coding sequence ATGAAACCACGGATTTATATCGCAAGGGACTTGCCGGAGCCCGTGGCCTCTTATTTAGAAGAGCATTGCGAGTGTCGATATTGGCAGGGGCCAGGGGATATATCCGAAGAGCAGTTGGCGGAGAAGATCGGGGATGCAGAAGGCTTGCTTGTTACAGCAACCCCAATTGGGCAAGCGGTGCTTAGAGCAGGATCGAGTCTCCGTGTCATAAGCAATCTATCGGCTGGCTACAACAATTTGGATCTTAGGGCGTTGCAGCAACGTAAACTGATCGCTACCCATACCCCTTACGTGCTGGACGAGACGGTGGCTGATCTGGCCATGGCGCTTCTGCTGGCGGCGGCGCGCAGAGTGACTGCTATGGATCGCTTAGTCAAGAGAGGCGGTTGGGTCAAGGGAATGGATGCCGAGCTTTACGGTCTCGACGTCCATCACAAGCGGCTTGGTATTATCGGCATGGGGCGGATCGGTGAAGCTATTGCCCGCCGCGCGGCGCTGGGCTTTGAAATGGATGTGGTCTATTACAATCGGAGCCCCAAGCCGGAGGCGGAGGAACGCTTTGGTTTGCGCTACTGCTCTATGGATACGCTGTTGGATACTTCAGATTTTGTACTTCTGATGACGCCGCTTACGCCTGAGACGAAGCATCTTATGGGCAAGGCACAGTTTGCGCGGATGAAGAGCAACGCTATTTTCGTCAATGTATCGCGCGGTGAAAATGTCGATGAGGAGGCCTTGATCTATGCACTGCAGCAGGGGCAAATAGCCGGGGCTGGCCTTGATGTATATGAGCATGAACCTATCTCGGTGGAACATCCGTTATTGCAAATGGACAATGTGGTCACCTTGCCTCATATCGGTTCGGCTACAGCCGAGACGCGGCTAAACATGGCGTTTGCGGCGGCGAGAAATTTAGTGCATGCCTTAACCGGACAAACGCCGGTACAGATCGTTCCCGAGCTACAGCAGCAATAA